The Salvia miltiorrhiza cultivar Shanhuang (shh) chromosome 1, IMPLAD_Smil_shh, whole genome shotgun sequence genome has a window encoding:
- the LOC131006758 gene encoding transcription factor PCL1-like, which translates to MGEEVKIDDAISDWEAGLPSADDLTPLSQCLIPLELASAFRISPDPPRTAVDVTRASRTTLSSLRAAAPAANFKPFAAHADDHAMPDADADDGSDPKKTRRADPADDPAVDNCTDDQSTATAKTLKRPRLVWTPQLHKRFVDVVAHLGLKNAVPKTIMQLMNVEGLTRENVASHLQKYRLYVKRMQGLSNEGPSPSDHLFASTPLPPQSFNESSSAGPSHGNGIANGSHSSVGNGSSANNHMGMPIPMPYPPPPQIMPMQMVGMAHGHGYHGYEAPHSHHSHHYQQQYGSMMQQQRDWSGNKYNAGYPQHHMTQNNSKC; encoded by the coding sequence ATGGGTGAGGAAGTGAAGATTGACGACGCCATCTCCGACTGGGAGGCCGGCCTCCCCTCCGCCGACGATCTCACCCCCTTGTCTCAGTGCTTGATCCCACTCGAATTGGCCTCCGCCTTCAGAATCTCGCCGGACCCGCCCCGCACCGCCGTCGACGTCACCCGCGCCTCCCGCACCACTCTCTCCTCCCTCCGCGCCGCCGCCCCCGCCGCCAATTTCAAGCCCTTCGCCGCTCACGCCGACGATCACGCCATGCCCGACGCCGACGCCGACGACGGATCCGACCCCAAGAAGACCCGCCGGGCCGACCCCGCCGACGATCCGGCCGTCGACAACTGCACCGACGACCAGTCAACGGCCACTGCCAAGACTCTGAAGCGGCCGCGCCTCGTGTGGACCCCGCAGCTGCACAAGCGGTTCGTGGATGTGGTGGCGCATCTAGGGCTGAAGAACGCCGTGCCCAAGACGATTATGCAGCTGATGAACGTGGAGGGTTTGACCCGGGAGAATGTCGCCAGCCATCTGCAGAAATACAGGCTATATGTGAAGAGGATGCAGGGGTTGTCCAACGAGGGGCCGTCCCCCTCCGATCATCTCTTCGCTTCCACGCCTCTGCCCCCGCAGAGCTTCAATGAGTCGTCCAGCGCCGGCCCCAGCCATGGGAATGGAATTGCAAACGGCAGTCATAGCAGTGTTGGTAATGGAAGTAGTGCCAATAACCATATGGGGATGCCAATTCCGATGCCATACCCTCCGCCTCCGCAGATTATGCCGATGCAAATGGTGGGAATGGCGCATGGACACGGCTACCATGGATACGAAGCTCCGCATTCGCATCATAGCCATCACTATCAGCAGCAGTATGGTAGTATGATGCAGCAACAGAGGGACTGGTCTGGCAATAAGTATAATGCTGGTTATCCACAACATCATATGACTCAAAACAATAGCAAGTGTTAG